The Ogataea parapolymorpha DL-1 chromosome III, whole genome shotgun sequence nucleotide sequence AAAACGCTACTGGGTTTATTTCCTGGAAGATGCAAACTTGCTTCAGGAGCTAGGACATCATTTTGGGGGAACAGTAACTGCTCAATTTGGGCTGACACCTGATCGTCCCCTTCAAAAGTTTCAAAACCTGACCTGTTCTTCGCAATTGCAAATAATCGTTTTGAAGCCTTGAAATATATGTCTTTTAATGTCTGAATCATCTTTCCACGAGTTATATCGGGCCATCGCTCACTGAATCGAAGAAGCAAATCAATGCATCCTTTGAACTTagaatcaagaaaatcaggTGTGAAAAAATCTAGTATCCAGTCACTTTGCGTCCATATAACATCTGCTAAATTCACAGCTGCTTCCTCAATATAGTAGACTCCCATTAGAAGATAGAATACCTGGCCGCTCCTTGAGTCTCTCAGGTATTCGTCTATCAACAAAGCTAGTGAATTTACCAGTTTCACATATGACGGACGAGGTGGGTTTGTGATTCTAGGAGTACGTCGACGTAGACGAGTTTGAAGGGAAGCCTTGCAAATAAGTCTGAACCTTAGCTGATTGAGTTTGGCAAATTCTTCTGCTTTCAAATACCATTTTTCGACTTTGCTGTCCATGTTGTCCAGCCACTGTTCGGCATCAATATTCAGCTCCTTATTAAGCCAAAGAACTTCGTGCACTTCTGTCTCATAAAGTCTGAACTGATAAAAATGAAGAGCGGCAGCCTTTGTTTGCGGACCAGAGGGATCGATTCCCTTTTCCGTGATGAAAGAATCATCCACTGTAGCTGGTTTCTCTGCTGAAATAAGATTGTCTGGTATTGGAAATGCAATACGCAGAACTGAGCTTAGGTGTCGAGACATCGATGTGGTGACCAGAAAAAGCCTGCGTCGGAGATCAATGTCTATCATAGTGCTTGTTTCCATTTGCACGTCCTTGTGCAGTCCTAGATCAAGACAGAGTCTGAGGCATTCTCGAATGGCGTACCAAATGTCAGCTGCATATGGGTTTGCAAAAGCATAATGGGCGATCAATAAGGTTATTTGAAGCTTTTTCAATTTGCTCTCCCAGAATGTATGAGTGAGTTGCACGATGGCTTGGGAAAAGAGAACGCTCGAAGACGATAAGCTTTTCTTTTCTCCTTTGTGTGTCAAAGTAGCCGCTGAGATCGCTAGAGCAATTGAAATAGCTGCGTAATCATACGAGCTGGCCGAATCTCGGGACTCGAAAACCTTGAACTCTATTTGTTTGAGTTCCAATCTGGATAAAATGGGGTACTGAGGCTGATGATAGCTGGTATAATTTAGCATCAATATCTGTACGACATCCGTGGGAATACTGTAAAGATCCACCGGTGGATGCTCCTCAACAAATCGCTTCATGTTCCCTCTCTCCGAATTATCCAACATCGAATCGAAGGGAGCAGGTAAACTGCTTGAACGAAAGTAAAGGAACGGAAAGTTAACAACTCCTCTGTCGCATTCAGAAGACTCAAAAGCATCAACGAATGGTGCTGCTGCGTACCTGGCAAATGCCAAAGCCTGTTCTTCAGACTTGTCCAGAATTCGATTCACAGATAACTCTGCAAGTTTGatttccagctcggcaacCCTATTTTCAAGGTACAGAGCCAAACTTCGTGGAACCGGTTTGTTCAGTCCTTTGACCCAGGCAAAGCACTCGTGACCCTCTTTTTCGCAGTTGTTGCAAGCTGGAAACTCGTATCGGCACTTTAATCTCTTGTTCTTACACCTAAAGCATCTGGTCGAGCTTCTTGCGTGACCGTCGCTAAAAACCTTGCGTAGTTCTGCTGGGTTGGCAATTTCATCCATATGTGGTCTCCTTATATGATTTGTAGTACGCTCTGGGAATGCAGGCAACAATTTAAAAACATGCAATTAGATATTTAACTATCTTGTTTTTTTAATTACAGCTTTAGATAGAGATTAGATAACACGATTATTATCAATAACCTTTTAGAGTGTGCTTGCTCCGAATAATATTTATATATTTCTATAAACCACCCTTAAATTTCTCAGGAACATCGTCGTTTTCATACGAGTACGATAATTGCTCAGCACAGGCCTCTTGAGATATCCGAAAACACCTCTCCATTGTAGCTGGATCTCTAGGCGTCAAGTTTATACCAAAATCTTTTGGCCAGTATGTTTGTGCTGATCGGTCTGCTGCATATCCAATATAGTCATTGACTGGTGGACGCGACGCATCCTTCTTAATTTCAAAAAGCATGCAGCTTCGTGCCAAAATGACATATAGTATTCTGATTGAAAGATTAACTGCCGTGCACGCCCTTGATCCAGCACCAAATGTGAAATGATACGGAGAACGGTTGACGTTAGATTCGTAGAGAAatctttctggaacaaaCTCATCCACCGTGTCTCCAAAATGTTCTCTGTCGTGATTTGCGGCTTGTGCATTTAAAATCACTGTTGTACCTTCAGGAACAATAGCTCCATTCCACTCAAAAGCTTTTGCAGTTTTTCTAGCGGGAATTAAAGGAATGACCGCGTACATTCTCAGAAGCTCGCGGATGAAGGACACTGCGAATTCACTCTTTTGCTCAAGTACTACCTTTTGCCATGCCACCTCTACGGAGCCGTAGTGCTTAATACAATCTGAATAGATTCTTTCTTGCCACTTCTCTCCCTTCTCTGTggcgagctgagcaaatATAAGAGCTCCCGTTGAACCAAGAGTCTCAAAACCACCAGAGACCAAGCCAACACATATGCATTTAATATCATCCAGATCCAATCTTCCTTTCCCGTCAGACCTCGCAAAGTCTCCTACAATACTCACACGATCGTGTCTGTGATTGAGTGCTTGCTGCGTGAGTTTTCGGAGCCATTCGTCTCTAATCCTACTACACTCAACAGCAAGTCTGCTTCGGGGGTTTTCGGGCAAAAGTCTCACAATTGGAACATAATCTTGCAAATTCTTGTTTGTAGACCGAAACGAGGATACAGTCTTCACAATTTCGAGGATCTCCTTTAGAAGTTTGGTCCTTATATTGTCAAATCTCGTGGCATAGCACAGCATAGTGGTGAAGTTGAGAGCAAGTCTTTGCGTGTAAGTGTAAGGATAAACCGACTCACCATTAGACGTATCTTGATACAAGTCGCGCAATAACGAGTACGATTCCACATCGTACAAGCTTGCTCTTTCCTGAATCGCGGGTGTAGTCATATATCTTTGTACGTTGAGTcgtctttttttgcatGTGTCGTTCCAGGGTGAGGTGCCTATTGTCAGGCCCTGTGATGTCGACACTAACTTGTGAAAGGTATAGAGCAGAGGTCTATCGATAAGACAGGTTTGATTTTTAACAAACCAGTCCATCGCTGCTGAATATGAGTTGACGAAAATAATTCTCTGATTTCCGAATAGACATTGAAACACAGGCATTCGGTATTTGAGAGAGAGTTTTTGGAGGTTTGTGGGATGGTCGTTCCCTAGCTGTCTCAGGTTTCCGAAAAGAAGGCTCGGGTTTGGAAGGTATGGAAGCCCACGTATGAATCTCGTTGTGGGTTTGATGGTGTATAAGTAAAACCACAACAACAAAGAACCTAGGGCTATTAGCACGCTCAGCACCAACGCATTGTCCCATGGACTGGCAAAAATTAGCATATCGAGGATATTCTGATTGCGCAAAACTTTAAACTAGATCTAAGGGTGTAGCTTTATCTGCTCGCAAAATTACTCGAGGCCTTCCGGGATAAGCTCATTATCTCCTGCAATGAATATATTTAAGCCTCATCAAATTGTCTTCCGACCGAAACGAAACATACTTTAGACGCGAGCGGTTCATAAAAGCTCAAGATTACGCCGATACATATCGTTCCCAAACCTGGAATTTTTCTTCAGATGCTAAGAAAATACTTCAAGGCTCAGATCGCGATGCGAAACTTAGAGTAGTCGCAAAAGAGAACTGCAGTTTATGAATGGTTATTACAACCGCAGTATCTTGCGAACATCCAGCTGGATCTTtgtttgagcttgttgcaTTACTGAAATGTTATTGGCGACTCCTAGGACACTAGAGTAAAGGGAGTTTAGGCGAGAATCCGTGAAAGGATGTTCATTCAGTTTTACGTACTTTTCCCGATAAGAGAgtactttttttttggGAAATCCGCCGAACCAGATTACTGATAAGAAAGCTGTGACTTCAGGATGAGGCTAAGGATTCGGAGATTTATGTTTTCATCGTAAACGAAAAATCTCTAGTCCAATATGTAACTAGCTGGATAGCAGCAGGGATGCATACCAAAGGTTTGGTATTAAGTACCCTTGACATTCGCTTCGTATTTAGACATCTACCTTATATAGTAAAGTAATAGTGCAAAATAGCCGTTCGCTCACGTCTTATCGATAAGAAAGCGACCAGCCGTTACCCGATTGATTTTCATTGTCTTCGCTCAAAGCTCATTCTTATACTTATTTACGTGAAGCGATTGGAAATATAGATTATAAAAAAGTTGATTGTATGCACTCGACCTTGCAATTAGAAAGATATCTGTTTCGTGTTTTTTTAGTAGAGATTACTAGTGACAATGTCCACTTCAAAGCCTTTTCCGGTTCCAGATCCAACAGCTTCTTATTGGCATTCCGAGAACGATACCTTTGTTCACACTCGCACAACTAATGATCTCCcttcagaaacagatgTGCTTATTGTTGGTGCAGGGTATGCCGGGGCGGCGTCCGCATACTGGCTTTACAAACAATGTCACACATGTCCTCTGAAAGTTTTGATGCTAGAAGCTAGAACAGTGTGTTCAGGAGCTACAGGAAGAAATGGAGGACATCTAAAACCCGACTACTACCGCGAATATCTTAAATTTGAGAGACTTTATGGACAGAAGGGCGCAGCAGACATTGGGAACTTTGAGCATGAGCATATATCTGAGATAAAGAACGTGGTAGAAGATCTCCAAATTGATTGTGATTTGGTTCTCACGAGAGCATGTAATGTCCACCTTACCGAGGGTGCAGTGGATGGATGTATCAAAGCAATGGATGCTCTAAAAAATAATCCATACTCCAATGTACTGGACGACATTCAAATTCTTGAAGGAAACAATGCAAGAGTGGTTTCTCAATTTCCAAAGTCACCGCTTGCACTAACATTTACTGCAGGACACCTATGGCCATACAAATTTGTGAAGGGTTTGCTTCAGTTTTGTCTAGAAAGAGGTCTCAACCTGCAAACAAATACTTGTGTTGACTACATTGAGACTCTTGGAGATGGCTCTTATCTGATAAGAACGGCAAGAGGCAATGTCAAAACAAAAAAAGTTATCTTAGCAACAAATGCCTACACATCGGCTATAGCTCCAGAATTTGATGACAAAATTGTTCCCGTCAAGGGCACATGCTCTCACATCAAGTTCACTGCAGACAACAAGTATACTCCATATTTGAACTATACTTACGGAATTTGTCGAGACTTTTCTGAGCACGAATACTTAATCAATAGGTCTGATGGTTCTATCGTTGTAGGTGGAGCTAAACCATTCTATCTTAAAGATAAGGAGTCCTGGTATAAGAATGTCGATGATGCCAGTCTTTTCAAAGCGGATATAGAAAGATGGTACAGTACTTTCATGCAAGATAACTTTAGCAGTTGGAAGGGAACTAAAACGGAAGTGGACTACTTATGGACCGGAATTCTAGGTTACTCTGTTGATGCTCTTCCATGGGTTGGAGAAATGccaaatcaaaaaaataagtACGTCTTGGCAGGCTTTCATGGACATGGTATGCCACGGGTATTCTTGTCTGCTAAAGCAATATCGGAAATGATTTTGAGGGGAGTGGCAGTCGAGGACACAGGCTTGCCCCAGCCGTTTATACTGACTGAGGATCGTCTAAAACAGACCAGAAACAATATTCTACAAGAGACAGGATATCACAAGTATCAGACTAAACTCTAATCTATGTCTACAGATTATTTTTCTTACATCACGATGCCTTTTGTAGCTATCTTGAAATGCCGAATTCATCAAACTGCATTCTGCCCGCTTGAAAATTGGTTTCCCAAATAAGCACATATCGAGCGCATGCCGATAAGCATTTTAAAAATTTCGGAAACTCTACACCAAGTATAATCAACACCTTCTCCACTACCAGCTTTCATTGCTGCGGGATTGATACTTATACAGAGCAGTTTCACCAAGCATCATACTGAAAACTGAATTCAAAGATTTAAGATCTCGATTTGCCGTTCAAATTATTGATTAACATCGAGAATCGCCATGCCAGACGTGGTTTTTGATATAATAGGTACCTGTATTGGGTACGACGTGATGCTGAATGCCATTGAAAGTAGACTGGGTATGAAACTTCTCCACTATCATATCAAcaaatatcttttttttgaTGCGTGGGGGACCGCGTGTGAACGAGACTTTTCTTACCTCTCTCAAATCGGAGATTACCAGCCCACAAAGAAAATCCTCAAGGCCACATTTTTCAGAACTTTGCATCACGCAGGTGTTCCTGATCCAAAGAGCTTTGCTACAGAGGAAGATTTAGACTACCTCTGTGCTGAATggctcaagctcaaggcTCGCCCGGAGTTGGCAGCAATGTGGAAGCTGTTGAGAGACAACGGCTTTACGATTTGGTGTCTTACGGATGGAGACAAGGAAAGAGTCAAGGGCTATTTCAAGAATTCCTCAATAGAAATGCCAGAGGAGAATATCGTTTCATGCGATAGCTTGAAGATTGGGAAACCAGCACCAGAGGTGTACAAATATatgcttgaaaaaattccagGAAAAGGCAAGGACGCGTGGTTTGCTGCAGCGCATATGTGGGACTGTCGTGCTGCTAAAAAAGCCGGTTTCTATACGGCTTGGACAGATGTGTACGAGAAATATCCTTGTGAGGAAATATTTGGTGAGCCTGACATTATCGCAGGAAGTCTTATAGACATGGCCGAGAAGATTGTACAAAAATACGAAAGCCTTTAGCACTGCGTGTAAATAATATGATTACACATTGTTATTATTCCACTGACCTATCGGAGTCATGAAGTAGTATCCTCGATACCTGTAGGTGCGTATAATAAGTGAGTATGTAAAAACTCTCACACTCTCTTCCCCGGATTTGCGCTTGCAAAATCACGGATCACGCGAAACTAACGCtcgaaaacctcaaaatGAACAAATATCCGATGCGATCCAATTTTTTATCGCGAAAAAACCTGCATTATCAAAACCTGATACGGAAAAAAACATATAAATTTCCAGCTTCGATGGGCTCAATAACAATCAAATGTCTGAATCTAAGGTGAAAACAACAGAGGTGGTTGACGAGGTTACCAGTGTGGAGGATTTCGAGCCTCTAGTTCAAACAATCCGGAAGCTGGAAGAATCTGTCGAGGATGTTGGCTACAAGAGACAAATCACTGGTCGTCAAGTCCTTATGATAACATTTGGGGCGGGTATCGGTACTGGTTTCTGGGTCGGTATGGGTTCAGCTTTGAGGCAAGGTGGTCCTTTTGGCATTGTATTTGCTTATACAATCAACGCTTACATTGTTTATGTCATGTTCATTCAAACTGGAGAAATGACGGCCTATCAGCCTATTCACGGTGGTTTCATTAACCAGACTGACATGTATCTTGATAAAGCAATTTGTTTTGCCCAAGGAATTAACTTTGCTTTTAACTGGATGGTTGTTCTGGCAGCAGAGCTTACCGCGGGTATTAGCATTCTTCGTTACTGGGATACTAATGGAAGAGTGACAACTGCCGAATACATTGCGATATTCGCAGCAATCTACATTGCTGGAAATGTTTGGCCAATCAGAGCTTACGGATACATTGAATACGTGCAATCATTTATCAAAATTGTTGCCATGGCTGGTATCACTCTCTTTATGTTTATCGGAACCTGTGGAGGATTACCCAACACTGGACCAATTGGATATAAGTTCTGGAAGAACCCTGGCTGGATAAGAAATGGAATTCAAGGAATAGTGTTGGCCTTTTCACAATCTGGATTTTCTTTTGGCGGAGGTGAACATATCGCCATCGTTGCAGGTGAGGtgaaaaatccaagaacGTTTATTCCCAGATGCACCCAGCCCATATTTTGGAGGCTTTGTGTGTTTTTCATTGGCAACGCCTGGCTGATCACAATGAATGTGCCATATGATGATGAAACACTTAATAATGCTAGTGGATCCCTTGCTTCGCCATACATCATTGCTATGAAAAGGGGAGGAGTGAAGATCCTCCCTGATATTTTGAATGCGCTCATTCTACTTTCCGTCATCTCATGTGGCAACTCCTCCGTGTACATTGGATCTCGATCACTTGTTGCTTGTGCAGACTTGAAGGTCATCCACCCGGTATTTGGCAAGAAAGACTCCAAGGGCAGGCCCGTTCTGTCTCTTCTGACTGTGTTTGTGATTGGCCTTGCCTTGGCGTTCTTAAActgttcaaaaactgggGAGCAAGTGTACAACTGGTTTAACTCGCTGTGTGCCCTGAATGGATATTTCACCTGGCTTTGCATATACTGGTCACATTATCGCTTCAGAGCTGGTCTCAAAGCGCAGGGCATCAATTACAGGACGCTGCCTCTTTACGACAGGTTTTTCCCGTGGACGACATATACTGCCACTTTCATTATCTTGGTCCTATTTATAGGGCAATTCTACATTGGATTGTATCCTCTTGGAGGAAGCACAATGTCGGCTGCTGATAGAGCAGAGAATTTTTTCCTGACCTACCTTTGTGTTCCTCTCTTCGGCCTTTGCTGGCTTTATTACAAGCTCAGATTCAAAACCAAACTGGTGAAACCAGAAGACATGAATTTCAGCTATGCCAAAAAGTGGGACgagattgaagagctgCGAGCCACcgaaaagaaaaaaccATCCCAAATTGGCGTGTTTGTTGAAAGGTACTTGGCGTGATCAAAATACGACTTAATTAAGTATTTGCTTTCCATCTTTCTTGTACACGCGGCCGTCTTTCATTACAAAGGACACATGTCGCAAGGCTTTAGCGTTCTGCCGAGGGTCTTCGTCAAGAGCTACCATGTCGGCGGCGGTGCCCTCCGCCAACCAGCCAAATTTCCTGCCACACAAATCGCCGCCACATGCCAGCCAGCCGTGATACGTCAACGACCTTAGAGTGTCTTCGAGCGGAATGCCTGCTTCCAAAAAAAGTTCTGCCTCTCTCACGTTTTCTCCGTGGTTGAAAGTGCCTGTATCACCGCCACATGCCTGAATCAAACCCATTTTCCAGGCCTCATGTGTCTTGGCAAGCAGGCCTGCAAACGCTGACCCATACAGCCGCTCGGCAATGGCCAAAGTCGGAACCAGAATGCATTGGTTTTCCTTTAGCACTGCCAGAGTGTCTGTGTCGCACCAAAAGCCGTGTTCGATGGTGTGTGCACCGGCCCTTGCAGCCATCACTGCGCCTCTGTTGGTTGCACAGTGCGCCGCGACAGGACAATCTGCGTTTCGGGCCTCTTCGCAAATAACGTTCATTTCCTTCTGCGTGTAGAGCACCACATCCGGGTTGGGATTGTCTGGCGGGAACATCACCGACGAGACATATGGGTGCGGTATGGCCGGCGGATACCGCATGATACGCTTGCGGTAGTCGGCAAAGAATTTGACTACGTCGCAGCCAAGTCCAATTCGCCGTCTCACGGCTTTCCTAATTTCATCTTCGCCGTCACATTCTTCACTGGTCACAGGCAGTCGTGTGCCCCCAATTGTGTTCTCTGTGTGCGTCTTGATGCCAGCAACTGACGTCAACACCTTCGTGGCGACAAATAGCCGTGGACCCACTGCAATGCCTCTATTGACGGCGTCTCTAAAATTTGCGTCTGCCTCCTGCATCCCCTCCGACCCTAGGTCTCTGTAAGTGGTATAACCAGCCATGAGCGCTGTTCTGCAGTGATTGGTAGCTCGGATGACCCGCTCCACAAAGCTCTCGTCCCGCTTCTGCTTGGCGttgtcggcctcgtcgtaggaatgaagaaaaatatGAGTGTGCGCGTCCACAAACCCCGGCATCACGATCTTGCCTCTGAGGTCAATGTCGGTGGTGGAAACTTGCAGATCGTTCTCTTTGTGTAGAACTTGCGTGATTAAACCAGTCGTTGGGTCCACTTTGAACGAGACGTCCGTTAGAAACTGGCAGGTCAGAGAATCAAACACCGTGGACGTGTGAACATAGAAGGGATCTTTTTGTAAGCTACTCGCCGATCTTAGTGGCTTTGTGCAGCAGGTACAGGACATGCTAGGATCGATTTAACTTGATATATTTATACTGTCCCATTTGCGACATTCAAAGCACTATTTTCGCTAAACAATCTCCTCGAAAGTATGCCACGGAGCAGTTACGTACCGTTTTGGTGACGCCTTGCCTATTCTGGAAATGGCGTCCACGTCCTCCTTCGAGAGCTCCAGAATGTCCAAATTCTGGTCCAGCCGGTCTGGAGACGACGAGCGCGGGATGACCGGCCATCCATTTGCTACACCCCAGCTCAACAGACATTGCGCCACCGTCGCATTGTTCTTTTTAGCAATCGCCTTGAGGTTGGGATCGTGGAGCAACGCAGATCCTGTTGAGCCTAGAGGACTGTAggcgacgagctggatTCCTTTCTGTATACAATATTTGTGCAGATTTTCCTGGTTGCACGACGGATGTAGCTCAACCTGGTTGACTAGTGGCAACACGCCTGTCACGCTGATGGcttcaagctctttgatgCCAAAGTTGGCGACGCCCAATCGCTTGACCTCGGGCCGTCGCTTTTGGATCTCAATCATCGTTTGCCATGTTTTCACGTAGTTCCAattcttttcaaaatccacAGTGCCGTCAGGCAACGTGGGGCACTTGGGATGGTTACCATGATGGTTCAATGGCGAAGGCCAGTGCATCAGCCATAGGTCTAGGGTGTCTGTTTTTAGCGCGGCAAGCGTTCTGTCTAGGCactcctcagcagcagaatGCCAAGTGTTTGCAAGCTTGTCCACGATGAATAAGTCCTCGCGTGCCACTCCGGATTGCTCGATCGCTTCTGCGACTAAGGCCTGGTTGCCATACGAGAACGCGCAGTCTAGCATGCGGTAGCCGCTTTTCAATGCGTGTACCATAGCTTCCCGTCCTTGATTCCCCTCCAGCTGCCACGTGCCAAGACCCACAGCATGAATCTTGCCGCCGTCTGCTAAACTAAACTGTCTTGGCATGAAAAGtagctgaaaaattaaCTAAAAATGAAAAATGAGTATACCTAAGATACATTTATAGTATAGGATCGTCTACAGATTCTAGGTCACGCACACACTGAGCAAAAATCTTGACGCCCTCAGCAAGAAGATCCTCCTCAATTGTAGGCGGTGGGCATATCCGGACACGGTTGCCACCTGACGCGCTGTTGACCATCAGCCCTCTCTTGGCACACAGACGCCGCAGCCGTGGACCATTGAACCGCGGTGTCACATATTCTGGGTTTAGAATCGCTGCACAAAGCATTCCTGCCCCGGTGAAGCCAGAAACTTGAGCCAAATTCTCGGCTTTGAGCAGCTCTCGCAGCAGTTTTCCTTTCTCTTTGGATTGCTCAGCAATCCGTTCGTCCACTAGGACTTCTAATGCCGCAACTGCCGCTGCCGTGGCTGGCGGGTTCGCTGCCATTGTGGACCCAATGTCACCACCCTCGATGATATCCATCACGTCCGCATTGCCGCACACAGCAGATAGCGGTGCCACGCCGCCGGCTAACGCTTTACCGAGACACACTAGGTCAGGTTTCACCCCAGAACGCCAGCTGTGCAAGAGCTCTCCTGTTCTGCCCAGTCCCGTTTGCACCTC carries:
- a CDS encoding putative secreted protein, whose protein sequence is MSCTCCTKPLRSASSLQKDPFYVHTSTVFDSLTCQFLTDVSFKVDPTTGLITQVLHKENDLQVSTTDIDLRGKIVMPGFVDAHTHIFLHSYDEADNAKQKRDESFVERVIRATNHCRTALMAGYTTYRDLGSEGMQEADANFRDAVNRGIAVGPRLFVATKVLTSVAGIKTHTENTIGGTRLPVTSEECDGEDEIRKAVRRRIGLGCDVVKFFADYRKRIMRYPPAIPHPYVSSVMFPPDNPNPDVVLYTQKEMNVICEEARNADCPVAAHCATNRGAVMAARAGAHTIEHGFWCDTDTLAVLKENQCILVPTLAIAERLYGSAFAGLLAKTHEAWKMGLIQACGGDTGTFNHGENVREAELFLEAGIPLEDTLRSLTYHGWLACGGDLCGRKFGWLAEGTAADMVALDEDPRQNAKALRHVSFVMKDGRVYKKDGKQILN
- a CDS encoding aldo-keto reductase; this encodes MPRQFSLADGGKIHAVGLGTWQLEGNQGREAMVHALKSGYRMLDCAFSYGNQALVAEAIEQSGVAREDLFIVDKLANTWHSAAEECLDRTLAALKTDTLDLWLMHWPSPLNHHGNHPKCPTLPDGTVDFEKNWNYVKTWQTMIEIQKRRPEVKRLGVANFGIKELEAISVTGVLPLVNQVELHPSCNQENLHKYCIQKGIQLVAYSPLGSTGSALLHDPNLKAIAKKNNATVAQCLLSWGVANGWPVIPRSSSPDRLDQNLDILELSKEDVDAISRIGKASPKRYVTAPWHTFEEIV
- a CDS encoding amino acid transporter gives rise to the protein MSESKVKTTEVVDEVTSVEDFEPLVQTIRKLEESVEDVGYKRQITGRQVLMITFGAGIGTGFWVGMGSALRQGGPFGIVFAYTINAYIVYVMFIQTGEMTAYQPIHGGFINQTDMYLDKAICFAQGINFAFNWMVVLAAELTAGISILRYWDTNGRVTTAEYIAIFAAIYIAGNVWPIRAYGYIEYVQSFIKIVAMAGITLFMFIGTCGGLPNTGPIGYKFWKNPGWIRNGIQGIVLAFSQSGFSFGGGEHIAIVAGEVKNPRTFIPRCTQPIFWRLCVFFIGNAWLITMNVPYDDETLNNASGSLASPYIIAMKRGGVKILPDILNALILLSVISCGNSSVYIGSRSLVACADLKVIHPVFGKKDSKGRPVLSLLTVFVIGLALAFLNCSKTGEQVYNWFNSLCALNGYFTWLCIYWSHYRFRAGLKAQGINYRTLPLYDRFFPWTTYTATFIILVLFIGQFYIGLYPLGGSTMSAADRAENFFLTYLCVPLFGLCWLYYKLRFKTKLVKPEDMNFSYAKKWDEIEELRATEKKKPSQIGVFVERYLA